One window of Bos mutus isolate GX-2022 chromosome 29, NWIPB_WYAK_1.1, whole genome shotgun sequence genomic DNA carries:
- the LOC138986210 gene encoding uncharacterized protein: MRLFLQKPHCCFCLPFASMEQGPENRCSTTASRKISLSTQHPSSNTHVPYPTCVPHPPPTSLTHDPCPSPTTRVPHPLPMSLTLHPRPSPSAFTPHPLPVALTLHLRPSPMTHVPHPPQRPSPSTFTYHPLPTSLIHSPCPSTASASLTFRPRPSPSTHIPHPPPASLTRRLHPSPSARIPHPPPLPLTLCLWPSPSPRVPHPPQRPSPSTFTPTLHQRPLPSARIPHPLPSPLTLCLRPSPSAFIPHLPPASLTP, from the coding sequence ATGAGACTGTTCTTGCAGAAACCCCACTGCTGCTTCTGCCTGCCCTTTGCATCTATGGAGCAGGGCCCAGAGAATAGATGCTCCACCACAGCGTCCAGGAAGATCAGCCTCTCCACACAGCATCCCTCATCCAACACCCACGTCCCTTACCCAACATGTGTCCCTCACCCGCCGCCCACGTCCCTCACCCACGACCCGTGTCCCTCACCCACCACCCGCGTCCCTCACCCTCTGCCCATGTCCCTCACCCTCCACCCGCGTCCCTCACCCTCTGCCTTCACCCCTCACCCTCTGCCTGTGGCCCTCACCCTCCACCTGCGTCCTTCACCCATGACCCACGTCCCTCACCCGCCTCAGCGTCCCTCACCCTCCACCTTCACCTATCACCCTCTGCCCACGTCCCTTATCCACAGCCCATGTCCCTCAACCGCCTCAGCGTCCCTCACCTTCCGCCCACGTCCTTCACCCTCCACCCACATCCCTCACCCGCCACCGGCGTCCCTCACCCGCCGCCTTCACCCCTCACCCTCCGCCCGCATCCCTCACCCGCCACCTTTACCCCTCACCCTCTGCCTGTGGCCCTCACCCTCCCCACGTGTCCCTCACCCGCCTCAGCGTCCCTCACCTTCCACcttcacccccaccctccaccagcGTCCCCTACCCTCTGCCCGCATCCCTCACCCACTGCCTTCACCCCTCACCCTCTGCCTGCGGCCCTCACCCTCCGCCTTCATCCCTCACCTGCCGCCCGCGTCCCTCACCCCATGA